The following are encoded together in the Oncorhynchus kisutch isolate 150728-3 linkage group LG8, Okis_V2, whole genome shotgun sequence genome:
- the cfap73 gene encoding coiled-coil domain-containing protein 42 homolog — translation MALDLEDYFRTVFEEHLLMKVPVRDRGLMSGATRMIEKQREIREVDKQLQTHRVEFELKTESLQRRRDEVKKKEEKLKESLLKFDKFLKENDSKRGRGEKKAERERDAVRQKEGEIEKLKEECAVLEAWRLRLQRRVEKSAFYWTFLEQVLRLAKYEDVWELLGRFATLLSTKEQLRQRESEVQEQADGQRGALQRHTEQQSCSILQKNNLLSQLQTELDQIRSNALRWENTWYHIQTTAAKETLLLGQIKVVTLNLYHMMGGTTGQEKGVAIDDTETQLKKIQLFIQDQSAIVNNLKQSPSHATTKANLK, via the exons ATGGCATTGGATCTGGAGGATTATTTCCGTACTGTCTTTGAGGAACACCTCTTAAT GAAAGTGCCTGTGCGGGACAGAGGTCTGATGAGCGGAGCCACACGGATgattgagaaacagagagagatcagagaggtgGATAAACAGCTCCAGACACACAGAGTG gAGTTTGAGTTAAAGACGGAGAGTTTGCAAAGGCGGAGAGATgaggtgaagaagaaggaggagaaactGAAGGAGTCGCTGCTCAAATTTGACAAATTCCTCAAA GAAAACGACTCAAAGCGTGGTCGGGGTGagaagaaggcagagagagagagggatgctgtgcgtcagaaggagggagagatagagaaactGAAGGAGGAGTGTGCTGTCCTAGAGGCCTGGAGATTGAGGCTGCAGCGCAGGGTGGAGAAGAGTGCCTTCTACTGGACCTTTCTGGAACAGGTCCTCAGACTGGCCAAG tatgAGGATGTGTGGGAGCTACTGGGGAGGTTTGCCACCCTGCTATCCACCAAAGAGCAGCTGCGGCAGAGGGAGAGTGAGGTGCAGGAGCAAGCTGATGGCCAACGGGGGGcgctacagagacacacagagcagcAGAGCTGCAGCATTCTGCAGAAGAATAACCTGTTGTCTCAGCTACAGACAGAGCTGGACCAGATACGCTCCAACGCTCTCAGATGG GAGAACACGTGGTATCACATCCAGACCACAGCGGCGAAGGAGACGCTTTTATTGGGCCAAATTAAAGTGGTGACCCTTAACCTCTACCACATGATGGGTGGGACCACAGGGCAGGAAAAGGGCGTGGCCATCGatgacacagagacacagctaaAGAAG ATCCAGCTCTTCATCCAAGACCAGTCTGCCATAGTGAACAACCTCAAACAGAGCCCTTCTCATGCCACTACTAAAGCCAATTTAAAGTGA
- the drc10 gene encoding dynein regulatory complex protein 10 isoform X2 — MSAEVAIQPLEDVSPQMMCSSPQPSPQPRAKVLREDLLKILDPSRKKLSSLETQRIAGVLEDCIARVETVALLPAVLSRLGGLSVGLELEGALQEHQHLGERLGGLGQKLVEGEAGERMRAELERAIPSSLRNVLRLLRAHPAATRALRSEAEVGGQGVSEGVRGLVGGLQELRGVLLEKLLTSPSEERQRTRYMQEVSLRHGNNMELVATLEMEVAAAIKDRDAETSKKNEVIRKLKSSLHQMEKISEDFVLRTQQDADKQNQSDAKTSEGRRARMQQEANQLRVQLNNLISENREKKYKVETEIENWIQKYDADMGEKQFELEDMTRAYEEEKEELRELEEAYAVLEQEFSQIQEERRLAEERREEEQKELEKKSRASTIIQAYWRGHRVRKAMRGKGKKGSKGKKGKGKKGK; from the exons ATGTCTGCAGAGGTGGCCATACAGCCCCTGGAGGATGTTAGCCCCCAAATGATGTGCTCCAGTCCCCAACCCAGTCCACAGCCCCGGGCCAAAGTGCTCAGGGAGGACCTCCTAAAGATCCTGGACCCTTCACGGAAGAAGCTGTCATCCTTGGAGACGCAGCGCATTGCAGGGGTGCTGGAAGACTGCATCGCCAGGGTGGAGACTGTAGCCTTGCTGCCGGCTGTGCTGTCCCGCCTTGGAGGGCTGTCTGTGGGGTTGGAGTTGGAGGGGGCCTTACAGGAGCACCAGCACCttggagagaggctgggaggccTGGGACAGAAGCTGgttgagggggaggcaggggagagaatgagagcagaGTTAGAAAGAGCCATCCCCAGCTCACTGAGGAACGTGCTCAGACTGCTGAGAGCTCATCCAGCCGCCACCCGAGCCCTGAGGAGTGAGGCAGAGGTAGGGGGGCAGGGGGTGAGTGAAGGGGTGCGAGGGCTGGTAGGGGGGCTGCAGGAGTTACGGGGGGTGCTGTTAGAGAAACTGCTCACGAGCCCGTCCGAGGAACGTCAAAGAACACGCTACATGCAGGAGGTTTCGCTGcgccatggcaacaacatggaGCTGGTTGCTACACTGGAGATGGAAGTCGCTGCCGCCATCAAAGACAGAGATGCTGAG ACCTCTAAAAAAAATGAGGTGATCAGGAAGTTGAAGAGCTCTCTGCACCAGATGGAGAAGATCTCTGAGGACTTTGTGTTGCGGACACAGCAAGATGCCGACAAGCAGAACCAGTCAGACGCTAAGACCTCAGAGGGGAGGCGGGCCCGCATGCAGCAGGAAGCCAATCAGCTGAGAGTTCAGCTTAACAACCTGATTTCTGAGAACCGCGAG AAAAAATATAAAgtggagacagaaatagagaacTGGATCCAGAAGTATGATGCTGATATGGGAGAGAAACAG TTTGAGCTGGAGGACATGACAAGGGCCtatgaggaggagaaggaggagctgAGAGAGCTAGAGGAGGCGTATGCTGTCCTGGAGCAGGAGTTCAGTCAGATCCAGGAGGAGCGGCGTTTGgccgaggagaggagggaggaggagcagaaAGAGCTGGAAAAGAAGAGCCGTGCATCCACCATTATCCAGGCTTACTGGAGGGGCCACCGTGTCCGCAAGGCCATGAGGGGGAAGGGCAAGAAGGGTAGCAAGGGCAAGAAGGGAAAAGGCAAGAAGGGCAAATAA
- the drc10 gene encoding dynein regulatory complex protein 10 isoform X1, producing MSAEVAIQPLEDVSPQMMCSSPQPSPQPRAKVLREDLLKILDPSRKKLSSLETQRIAGVLEDCIARVETVALLPAVLSRLGGLSVGLELEGALQEHQHLGERLGGLGQKLVEGEAGERMRAELERAIPSSLRNVLRLLRAHPAATRALRSEAEVGGQGVSEGVRGLVGGLQELRGVLLEKLLTSPSEERQRTRYMQEVSLRHGNNMELVATLEMEVAAAIKDRDAETSKKNEVIRKLKSSLHQMEKISEDFVLRTQQDADKQNQSDAKTSEGRRARMQQEANQLRVQLNNLISENREVETSLRKKKYKVETEIENWIQKYDADMGEKQFELEDMTRAYEEEKEELRELEEAYAVLEQEFSQIQEERRLAEERREEEQKELEKKSRASTIIQAYWRGHRVRKAMRGKGKKGSKGKKGKGKKGK from the exons ATGTCTGCAGAGGTGGCCATACAGCCCCTGGAGGATGTTAGCCCCCAAATGATGTGCTCCAGTCCCCAACCCAGTCCACAGCCCCGGGCCAAAGTGCTCAGGGAGGACCTCCTAAAGATCCTGGACCCTTCACGGAAGAAGCTGTCATCCTTGGAGACGCAGCGCATTGCAGGGGTGCTGGAAGACTGCATCGCCAGGGTGGAGACTGTAGCCTTGCTGCCGGCTGTGCTGTCCCGCCTTGGAGGGCTGTCTGTGGGGTTGGAGTTGGAGGGGGCCTTACAGGAGCACCAGCACCttggagagaggctgggaggccTGGGACAGAAGCTGgttgagggggaggcaggggagagaatgagagcagaGTTAGAAAGAGCCATCCCCAGCTCACTGAGGAACGTGCTCAGACTGCTGAGAGCTCATCCAGCCGCCACCCGAGCCCTGAGGAGTGAGGCAGAGGTAGGGGGGCAGGGGGTGAGTGAAGGGGTGCGAGGGCTGGTAGGGGGGCTGCAGGAGTTACGGGGGGTGCTGTTAGAGAAACTGCTCACGAGCCCGTCCGAGGAACGTCAAAGAACACGCTACATGCAGGAGGTTTCGCTGcgccatggcaacaacatggaGCTGGTTGCTACACTGGAGATGGAAGTCGCTGCCGCCATCAAAGACAGAGATGCTGAG ACCTCTAAAAAAAATGAGGTGATCAGGAAGTTGAAGAGCTCTCTGCACCAGATGGAGAAGATCTCTGAGGACTTTGTGTTGCGGACACAGCAAGATGCCGACAAGCAGAACCAGTCAGACGCTAAGACCTCAGAGGGGAGGCGGGCCCGCATGCAGCAGGAAGCCAATCAGCTGAGAGTTCAGCTTAACAACCTGATTTCTGAGAACCGCGAGGTAGAGACTTCGCTCCGTAAG AAAAAATATAAAgtggagacagaaatagagaacTGGATCCAGAAGTATGATGCTGATATGGGAGAGAAACAG TTTGAGCTGGAGGACATGACAAGGGCCtatgaggaggagaaggaggagctgAGAGAGCTAGAGGAGGCGTATGCTGTCCTGGAGCAGGAGTTCAGTCAGATCCAGGAGGAGCGGCGTTTGgccgaggagaggagggaggaggagcagaaAGAGCTGGAAAAGAAGAGCCGTGCATCCACCATTATCCAGGCTTACTGGAGGGGCCACCGTGTCCGCAAGGCCATGAGGGGGAAGGGCAAGAAGGGTAGCAAGGGCAAGAAGGGAAAAGGCAAGAAGGGCAAATAA